In Neofelis nebulosa isolate mNeoNeb1 chromosome 10, mNeoNeb1.pri, whole genome shotgun sequence, one DNA window encodes the following:
- the CD248 gene encoding LOW QUALITY PROTEIN: endosialin (The sequence of the model RefSeq protein was modified relative to this genomic sequence to represent the inferred CDS: deleted 1 base in 1 codon), protein MLLRLLLAWAAAVPTLGQAPWAAEPRAICGPGSCYALFPRRRTFLEAWRACRELGGDLATPRTPEEAQRVDSLVGAGPASRLLWIGLQRQARQCQPQRPLRGFTWTTGDQDTAFTNWAQPATGGPCPAQRCAALEASGEHRWLEGSCTLAVDGYLCQFGFEGSCPALPDEAGQAGPAVYTTPFHLVSTDLEWLPFGSVAAVPCQAGREASLLCVKQPEGRVGWSRAGPLCPGTGCGPDNGGCEHECVEEVDGRVSCRCAEGFRLAADGRSCEDPCAHAPCEQQCEPGGPQGYSCHCRLGFRPAEDEPHRCVDTDECQIAGVCQQMCVNYVGGFECYCSEGHELEADGISCSPAGATGARASQDLGEELLDDGEDEEDEHEAWETFDGGWTEVPGIPWMEATQPPDFGLAYRPSFPEEGEHRMPYLDPTWPPPLSAPRGPYHSSVLSVTRPVLVSATRPTLPSAHRPPVISATRPPLAHQPPVIPARHPALPPDHQFPVISASRPDLPSAYQPPVISATHPARPPAHRPPIISARYPELSPAHQSPVFPDTHVTDTQTTTHLPQILASHTPLVTTSNAHQSLVSPDVPVLKAQATHLPIASTVQPPLTTTSRSPVPPAHQVPVPAATQPPALRTTLTSEPPQHPPNQTSLTSSTHPHSKPPQVPREGAHDRKLAPWLPSAAPTAAPTAPGEASLAGHSRRDDRWLLVALLVPTCVFLVVLLALGIVYCTRCGPHAPNKRVTDCYRWVTHAGSKGPTEPVPHRGSLTGVQTCRTSV, encoded by the exons ATGCTGCTGCGCCTGCTGCTGGCCTGGGCGGCCGCGGTGCCCACGCTGGGCCAGGCCCCCTGGGCGGCCGAGCCCCGGGCCATCTGCGGCCCCGGCAGCTGCTACGCGCTCTTCCCGCGGCGCCGCACCTTCCTGGAGGCCTGGCGGGCCTGCCGCGAGCTGGGGGGCGACCTGGCCACGCCGCGGACCCCCGAGGAGGCCCAGCGTGTGGACAGCCTGGTGGGGGCCGGCCCGGCCAGCCGGCTGCTGTGGATCGGCCTGCAGCGGCAGGCCCGGCAGTGCCAACCGCAGCGCCCGCTGCGCGGCTTCACGTGGACCACGGGAGACCAGGACACGGCCTTCACCAACTGGGCCCAGCCAGCCACAGGGGGGCCCTGCCCGGCCCAGCGCTGCGCGGCCCTTGAGGCCAGTGGAGAGCATCGCTGGCTCGAGGGCTCGTGCACGCTGGCCGTCGATGGCTACCTGTGCCAGTTCGGCTTCGAGGGCTCCTGCCCCGCGTTGCCAGATGAGGCGGGCCAGGCGGGCCCTGCGGTCTACACCACGCCCTTCCACCTGGTCTCCACCGACTTGGAGTGGCTGCCCTTCGGCTCCGTAGCTGCTGTGCCCTGCCAGGCTGGCAGAGAGGCCTCCCTGCTGTGCGTGAAGCAGCCCGAGGGCCGCGTGGGCTGGTCTCGGGCCGGGCCCTTGTGCCCAGGGACCGGCTGCGGCCCGGACAATGGGGGCTGCGAGCACGAGTGTGTGGAGGAGGTGGATGGTCGCGTGTCCTGCCGCTGCGCCGAGGGCTTCCGGCTGGCAGCCGATGGGCGAAGCTGCGAGGACCCCTGTGCCCATGCCCCGTGTGAGCAGCAGTGTGAGCCCGGAGGGCCGCAGGGCTACAGCTGCCACTGTCGCCTGGGTTTCCGGCCGGCCGAGGATGAGCCGCACCGCTGCGTGGACACGGACGAGTGCCAGATCGCCGGCGTGTGCCAGCAGATGTGCGTCAACTACGTTGGTGGCTTCGAGTGCTACTGCAGCGAGGGCCACGAGCTTGAGGCCGATGGCATCAGCTGCAGCCCTGCGGGGGCCACGGGCGCTCGGGCTTCCCAGGACCTAGGGGAGGAGTTGCTGGACGACGGGGAGGACGAAGAGGACGAACACGAGGCCTGGGAGACCTTTGATGGTGGCTGGACAGAGGTGCCTGGGATCCCATGGATGGAGGCCACGCAGCCACCTGACTTCGGCCTGGCCTACAGACCTAGTTTCCCAGAGGAGGGAGAGCATCGGATGCCCTACCTGGACCCCACCTGGCCACCCCCACTGAGTGCCCCCAGAGGCCCCTACCACTCCTCGGTGCTCTCCGTCACCCGGCCTGTGTTGGTCTCTGCCACACGCCCCACACTGCCTTCTGCCCACCGACCCCCTGTCATCTCTGccacccgc ccgcccctggCCCATCAGCCCCCCGTGATCCCTGCCAGGCACCCAGCTTTGCCTCCTGACCACCAGTTCCCCGTGATCTCAGCCAGCCGCCCAGATCTGCCTTCTGCCTACCAGCCCCCTGTCATCTCTGCCACTCACCCAGCACGACCCCCCGCCCACCGGCCCCCCATTATCTCAGCCAGATACCCTGAACTGTCCCCTGCCCACCAGTCCCCTGTGTTTCCGGACACCCATGTCACTGACACTCAGACCACCACTCATTTGCCTCAAATCCTTGCCAGCCACACCCCTCTGGTCACGACTTCCAACGCCCATCAATCCCTTGTCTCCCCAGATGTCCCAGTCCTTAAAGCCCAGGCCACTCACCTTCCCATTGCCTCGACGGTCCAGCCCCCTCTGACCACTACCTCCAGATCCCCTGTGCCCCCTGCCCATCAAGTTCCTGTACCTGCTGCCACCCAGCCCCCGGCCCTCCGCACTACCCTCACCTCAGAGCCCCCTCAGCATCCCCCTAACCAGACTTCACTCACCAGCTCTACACACCCCCATTCCAAACCCCCACAAGTCCCAAGGGAAGGTGCCCATGACCGCAAGCTGGCCCCATGGCTGCCCTCAGCAGCCCCCACAGCAGCCCCGACAGCCCCGGGGGAGGCCAGTCTGGCAGGCCACAGCCGGAGGGATGACCGGTGGCTGCTGGTGGCTCTCCTCGTTCCAACGTGCGTCTTCTTGGTGGTCCTACTCGCACTGGGCATCGTGTACTGCACCCGCTGCGGCCCCCACGCACCCAACAAGCGAGTTACCGACTGCTATCGCTGGGTCACCCACGCTGGGAGCAAGGGCCCAACAGAACCAGTGCCCCACCGGGGCAGCCTCACGGGGGTGCAGACCTGCAGAACCAGCGTGTGA
- the YIF1A gene encoding protein YIF1A, giving the protein MAYHSGYGAHGSKHRARAAPDPPPLFDDTSGGYSSQPGGYPAPGADVAFNVNHLLGDPMANVAMAYGSSIASHGKDMVHKELHRFVSVNKLKYFFAVDTAYVAKKLGLLVFPYTHQNWEVQYSRDMPLPPRQDLNAPDLYIPTMAFITYVLLAGMALGIQKRFSPEVLGLCASTALVWVVMEVLALLLGVYLATVRSDLSTFHLLAYSGYKYVGMILSVLTGLLFGSDGYYVALAWTSSSLMYFIVRSLRTAALGPDTMGGPAPRQRLQLYLTLGAAAFQPLIIYWLTFHLIR; this is encoded by the exons ATGGCTTATCACTCGGGATACGGAGCCCACG GCTCCAAGCACAGGGCCCGGGCAGCTCCagatccccctcccctcttcgATGACACAAGCGGTGGTTACTCCAGCCAGCCAGGGGGATACCCAGCCCCAGGAGCCGACGTGGCCTTCAATGTCAACCACTTGCTTGGGGACCCCATGGCCAACGTGGCTATGGCCTATGGCAGCTCCATCGCATCCCATGGGAAGGACATGGTGCACAAGGAG ctgcaCCGTTTTGTGTCTGTGAACAAACTCAAGTATTTTTTTGCTGTGGACACAGCCTATGTGGCCAAGAAGTTGGGGCTACTGGTCTTCCCCTACACACACCAG AACTGGGAAGTGCAGTACAGTCGCGACATGCCTCTGCCACCACGGCAAGATCTCAACGCCCCTGACCTCTATATCCCCA CAATGGCCTTCATCACCTACGTGCTGTTGGCTGGGATGGCACTGGGCATTCAGAAAAG GTTCTCCCCAGAAGTGCTGGGCCTGTGTGCAAGCACGGCGCTGGTGTGGGTCGTGATGGAGGTGCTAGCCCTGCTCCTGGGCGTCTACCTGGCCACCGTGCGCAGTGACCTGAGCACCTTCCACCTGCTAGCCTACAGCGGCTACAAATATGTGGG GATGATCCTCAGTGTGCTCACAGGGCTGCTTTTCGGCAGCGATGGCTACTATGTGGCACTGGCCTGGACTTCGTCTTCACTCATGTACTTCATC GTGCGCTCTTTGCGAACAGCAGCCCTGGGCCCCGACACTATGGGGGGCCCAGCTCCCCGGCAGCGTCTCCAGCTCTACCTGACTCTGGGAGCTGCAGCCTTCCAGCCCCTCATCATATATTGGCTGACCTTCCACCTGATCCGGTGA
- the CNIH2 gene encoding protein cornichon homolog 2, giving the protein MAFTFAAFCYMLTLVLCASLIFFVIWHIIAFDELRTDFKNPIDQGNPARARERLKNIERICCLLRKLVVPEYSIHGLFCLMFLCAAEWVTLGLNIPLLFYHLWRYFHRPADGSEVMYDAVSIMNADILNYCQKESWCKLAFYLLSFFYYLYSMVYTLVSF; this is encoded by the exons ATGGCGTTCACCTTCGCCGCGTTCTGCTACATGCTCACCCTGGTGCTGTGCGCCTCCCTCATCTTCTTTGTCATCTGGCAC ATCATAGCCTTTGACGAGCTGCGGACCGACTTCAAGAACCCCATCGATCAGGGGAATCCAGCGCGGGCA CGCGAGCGTTTAAAAAACATCGAACGCATCTGCTGCCTCCTGAGGAAG ctggtgGTCCCAGAATACTCCATCCACGGCCTCTTCTGTCTGATGTTTCTGTGTGCAGCAGAGTGGGTGACCCTGGGCCTCAACATCCCCCTCCTCTTCTACCACCTCTGGAG GTACTTCCATCGTCCTGCGGATGGCTCCGAGGTCATGTATGATGCGGTCTCCATCATGAATGCTGACATCCTCAACTACTGCCAGAAGGAGTCCTGGTGCAAACTTGCCTTCTACCTGCTCTCCTTCTTCTATTACCTGTACAG TATGGTTTATACGTTGGTGAGTTTCTAA
- the TMEM151A gene encoding transmembrane protein 151A, whose amino-acid sequence MPEGGGGDSGEVPEFIPDGEPLREEQRPLKQSLGSSLCRESHWKCLLLTLLIHACGAVVAWCRLATVPRLVLGPEAALARGAGGPPPTYPASPCSDGYLYIPLAFVSLLYLLYLAECWHCHVRSCQAPRTDANTVLALIRRLQQAPPCVWWKATSYHYVRRTRQITRYRNGDAYTTTQVYHERADSRTARGEFDYSAHGVRDVSKELVGLADHAATRLRFTKCFSFGSAEAEASYLTQRARFFSANEGLDDYLEAREGMHLKDVDFRESLMVFADPRSPPWYARAWVFWLVSAATLSWPLRVVAAYGTAHVHYQVEKLFGAGSPPPGAVPSGPPLSRVATVDFTELEWHICSNRQLVPSYSEAVVMGAGAYLRGCQRCRRSLSSTSLPPARPSGPRLPFSRSRLSLGAGGRATPGVFRSLSGGPLGRRAEDTEPLESPPCYEDALYFPVLIVHGDGGCQGDGQGAP is encoded by the exons ATGCCCGAGGGCGGCGGAGGAGACAGCGGGGAGGTGCCCGAGTTCATCCCGGACGGCGAGCCGCTGCGGGAGGAG CAGCGGCCCTTGAAACAGTCCCTGGGAAGCTCCCTGTGCCGCGAGTCGCACTGGAAGTGCCTGCTGCTCACCCTGCTCATCCATGCCTGTGGCGCCGTGGTGGCCTGGTGTCGCCTGGCCACGGTGCCGCGGCTGGTCCTGGGGCCCGAGGCGGCTCTGGCCCGCGGGGCCGGGGGCCCGCCGCCCACCTACCCGGCCAGCCCTTGCTCCGACGGCTACCTATACATCCCGCTGGCCTTCGTGTCCCTCCTCTACCTCCTCTACCTGGCCGAGTGCTGGCACTGCCACGTGCGGTCGTGCCAGGCGCCGCGCACCGACGCCAACACCGTGCTCGCCCTGATCCGCCGGCTGCAGCAGGCGCCGCCCTGCGTCTGGTGGAAGGCCACCAGCTACCACTACGTGCGGCGCACCCGCCAGATCACCCGCTACCGGAACGGCGACGCCTACACCACCACGCAGGTCTACCACGAGCGGGCGGACAGCCGCACGGCCCGCGGCGAGTTTGACTACTCGGCCCACGGCGTCCGCGACGTCTCCAAGGAGCTCGTGGGCCTGGCCGACCACGCGGCCACGCGGCTGCGCTTCACCAAGTGCTTCAGCTTCGGCAGCGCCGAGGCCGAGGCCTCGTACCTCACCCAGAGGGCCCGCTTCTTCAGCGCCAACGAGGGCCTGGACGACTACCTGGAGGCCCGCGAGGGCATGCACCTGAAGGACGTGGACTTCCGCGAGTCCCTCATGGTCTTCGCGGACCCCCGCAGCCCGCCCTGGTACGCCCGCGCCTGGGTCTTCTGGCTGGTGTCCGCGGCCACGCTGTCCTGGCCGCTGCGCGTCGTGGCGGCCTACGGCACGGCCCACGTGCACTACCAGGTGGAGAAGCTCTTTGGCGCCGGCTCGCCCCCGCCCGGGGCCGTGCCCAGCGGGCCGCCGCTCTCCCGCGTGGCCACGGTGGACTTCACCGAGCTCGAGTGGCACATCTGCTCCAACCGGCAGCTGGTGCCCAGCTACTCGGAGGCCGTGGTCATGGGCGCCGGCGCCTACCTCCGCGGCTGCCAGCGCTGCCGTCGCTCCCTCAGCAGCACCTCGCTGCCCCCCGCCCGGCCCAGCGGGCCCCGCCTGCCTTTCAGCCGCAGCCGGCTCTCCCTGGGAGCCGGGGGCCGGGCCACCCCGGGGGTCTTCCGGAGCCTGAGCGGGGGGCCGCTGGGGCGCCGGGCAGAGGACACGGAGCCCCTGGAAAGCCCACCGTGTTACGAGGACGCCCTTTACTTCCCGGTGCTCATCGTCCACGGCGACGGCGGCTGCCAGGGGGACGGGCAGGGTGCGCCCTGA